A window of the Flavobacterium sangjuense genome harbors these coding sequences:
- a CDS encoding DUF2279 domain-containing protein — MKAAKSIVILLFFWCCQITVAQNSIDNFLKPSDTLNKKRLKTLVISEAVIGSAALIGLNQIWYADYPRSNFHFINDNAEWLQMDKAGHVFSAYHLGSFGANALKWSGSSRKSQLIYGSTLGLAFLTTVEVFDGYSANWGASLGDVAANISGTTLYVSQELLWKEQRIVPKFSFHTTPYASARPNVLGSSVQEQILKDYNGQTYWLSANIYSFAKSAKIPKWLNIAVGYGAEGMITGNDGFTNTVFLPESKRYRQFYLSLDVDLTKIETKSHFVKTILTIFNSIKIPAPTFEIKGSGGTKLHFIYF, encoded by the coding sequence TTGAAAGCAGCCAAAAGCATAGTTATACTTTTGTTTTTTTGGTGTTGCCAAATTACTGTCGCTCAAAATTCTATTGATAATTTTCTAAAGCCTTCGGATACTTTAAACAAAAAGCGTCTAAAAACACTTGTCATTTCCGAAGCTGTTATTGGTTCAGCAGCTTTGATTGGTTTGAATCAAATTTGGTATGCCGATTATCCCCGTTCTAATTTTCATTTTATAAATGACAATGCCGAATGGCTTCAAATGGATAAAGCCGGGCACGTTTTTTCAGCCTATCATTTAGGAAGTTTTGGTGCTAATGCTTTGAAATGGTCTGGCTCAAGTCGAAAAAGTCAACTAATTTACGGCTCGACTTTAGGTTTAGCTTTTTTGACAACGGTTGAGGTTTTCGATGGTTATTCGGCAAATTGGGGGGCTTCTCTTGGAGATGTCGCAGCTAATATTTCCGGAACAACCTTATATGTTTCTCAGGAATTACTTTGGAAAGAACAGCGAATCGTTCCTAAATTTTCTTTTCATACAACGCCGTATGCTTCTGCGAGACCAAATGTTTTAGGAAGTTCTGTTCAGGAGCAAATTCTGAAAGATTATAACGGACAAACCTATTGGCTTTCGGCTAATATTTATTCGTTTGCAAAATCGGCTAAAATTCCAAAATGGTTGAACATTGCAGTTGGTTATGGAGCAGAAGGAATGATTACCGGAAATGATGGATTTACCAACACTGTTTTTCTTCCTGAAAGTAAAAGATATCGACAATTTTACCTCTCGCTTGACGTTGATTTGACAAAAATTGAAACCAAATCACATTTTGTTAAGACAATTTTAACAATTTTTAATTCCATCAAGATTCCGGCTCCAACGTTTGAAATCAAGGGTTCAGGTGGAACAAAACTGCACTTTATCTACTTTTAA
- the mltG gene encoding endolytic transglycosylase MltG yields MNRNKIIKILGIVFLVFVAIVYIKFFTSDTNFDKDEIYVEVPTGSTYQDVEKILSPLVKNMNDFEFIANRRSYPENVKAGRFLLKKGMSAFQLVAAMRRNVPVKLAFNNQERLENLCERLSSQIEPDTTKLLATFRDTTFLQKNGFTKDNVFAMFLPNTYEVYWNITAEKFRNKMLYEYNRFWTKERIAKATALNLTPVQVITVASIVHKESVKKSERPTIAGVYLNRLNQGMPLQADPTVIYALKLRDNDFNQIIKRVLYNDLFINSPYNTYKNIGLPPGPIAMPDVDAIDAVLNAEKHGYIYFCASVEKFGYHVFASTYEQHQVNAKKYADWLNAQGTNR; encoded by the coding sequence TTGAATAGAAATAAAATTATCAAGATTTTAGGAATCGTTTTCCTTGTTTTTGTAGCGATTGTTTACATCAAGTTTTTCACTTCAGATACAAATTTTGACAAAGACGAAATATATGTTGAAGTTCCAACAGGTTCAACCTATCAGGATGTAGAAAAAATACTTTCGCCATTGGTAAAAAACATGAACGATTTCGAGTTTATCGCCAATCGCCGTTCCTATCCGGAAAATGTAAAAGCCGGACGATTTTTGCTAAAGAAAGGAATGAGTGCTTTCCAATTGGTTGCCGCTATGCGAAGAAATGTTCCGGTGAAATTGGCTTTCAACAACCAGGAACGATTGGAAAATCTTTGCGAGCGCTTAAGTTCTCAAATCGAACCAGATACTACAAAACTCCTAGCCACTTTCCGCGATACGACTTTTTTACAAAAAAATGGTTTTACCAAAGACAATGTTTTTGCCATGTTTTTGCCAAATACTTATGAAGTCTATTGGAATATTACCGCAGAAAAATTCAGAAATAAAATGCTGTATGAATACAATCGTTTTTGGACAAAAGAGCGAATTGCAAAAGCTACCGCTTTGAATTTAACTCCGGTTCAGGTAATTACGGTGGCATCAATTGTTCATAAAGAATCGGTAAAGAAAAGCGAAAGGCCAACAATCGCAGGCGTTTATCTTAACCGATTAAATCAGGGAATGCCTTTGCAGGCTGATCCAACAGTGATTTATGCTTTGAAATTGCGTGACAATGATTTTAACCAAATCATCAAACGTGTTTTATACAACGATTTGTTTATCAATTCGCCTTACAATACGTATAAAAATATTGGTTTGCCACCGGGACCAATTGCCATGCCTGACGTAGACGCGATTGATGCAGTACTGAATGCTGAGAAACACGGTTATATTTATTTCTGCGCAAGCGTTGAAAAATTCGGCTATCATGTTTTTGCGTCTACTTATGAGCAACATCAGGTGAATGCTAAGAAATACGCTGATTGGCTGAACGCACAAGGTACAAACAGATAA
- a CDS encoding GNAT family N-acetyltransferase, translating to MVTLQGQNIHLRALEPEDLEFVYAIENDENIWEVSNTITPYSKFLIRQYLENAHQDIYEAKQLRLVICKKGSSEAVGLIDLFDFDAKNKRAGIGIIIQNEVDRNNGFGKEALGLMINYAFEQLQLHQLYANIGTENKVSESLFTTFGFQRIGVKKDWNFTNNAFHDEAVFQLIKK from the coding sequence ATGGTAACACTACAAGGACAAAATATCCATTTACGTGCGCTAGAACCCGAAGATTTAGAGTTTGTCTATGCTATAGAAAATGATGAAAACATTTGGGAAGTCAGCAATACCATAACTCCGTACAGCAAATTCCTAATTCGGCAATATCTCGAAAATGCACATCAGGACATTTATGAAGCCAAGCAATTGCGATTGGTTATTTGTAAAAAAGGAAGTTCAGAAGCTGTTGGGTTAATTGATTTATTCGATTTTGATGCTAAAAATAAACGAGCCGGAATTGGAATAATCATTCAAAATGAAGTCGATAGAAATAATGGTTTCGGAAAAGAAGCTTTGGGTTTGATGATTAATTATGCTTTTGAACAGTTGCAATTGCATCAATTGTACGCAAATATCGGAACAGAAAATAAAGTCAGTGAATCGCTTTTTACTACATTTGGATTTCAAAGAATAGGTGTTAAGAAGGATTGGAATTTTACCAATAATGCTTTTCACGATGAAGCGGTTTTTCAATTAATTAAAAAATAA
- the dapF gene encoding diaminopimelate epimerase yields the protein MKFTFYKYEGTGNDFIFIDNRQENFPKTDVKLIEKLCDRRFGIGADGLILLENDIETDFRMVYYNSDGNQSSMCGNGGRCIVAFAKSLNLINDQTTFLATDGLHKAYVFENGIISLGMKDVDTVKIESDYVFLNTGSPHHVMLVNDLDNYDVKSIGAAIRYSDLYGKAGSNVNFVKQLSEDHFRLRTYERGVEDETYSCGTGATAAAIAMNALGKTNSNHIKLDVEGGKLEVSFIKEGSTYTNVFLKGPATFVFEGEIEW from the coding sequence ATGAAATTCACTTTTTACAAATACGAAGGAACAGGAAATGACTTTATCTTTATTGATAATCGTCAAGAAAACTTTCCGAAAACAGACGTCAAACTTATAGAAAAATTGTGCGACCGCCGCTTCGGAATTGGAGCTGACGGATTAATACTGTTAGAGAACGATATTGAAACCGATTTCCGAATGGTTTATTACAATTCTGATGGCAATCAAAGTTCGATGTGCGGCAATGGTGGTCGTTGTATTGTGGCTTTCGCCAAAAGCCTGAATCTTATCAATGATCAAACTACTTTTCTGGCAACAGATGGTTTGCATAAGGCATATGTTTTTGAAAACGGAATCATTTCTTTGGGAATGAAAGATGTTGATACAGTAAAAATAGAATCCGATTATGTTTTCCTGAATACTGGCTCGCCACATCATGTAATGCTGGTTAACGATTTGGATAATTATGATGTTAAAAGTATTGGTGCTGCTATTCGTTATTCCGACTTATATGGAAAAGCAGGAAGCAATGTAAATTTTGTGAAGCAACTTTCAGAGGATCATTTTCGTTTGCGAACCTATGAGCGTGGTGTTGAAGATGAAACTTATTCGTGTGGAACCGGAGCAACTGCAGCAGCTATTGCGATGAATGCTCTTGGGAAAACAAATTCCAATCATATAAAATTAGATGTTGAAGGCGGAAAGCTGGAAGTTTCCTTTATAAAAGAAGGAAGTACTTATACTAATGTTTTTCTAAAAGGTCCTGCAACTTTTGTTTTTGAAGGAGAAATAGAATGGTAA